Proteins co-encoded in one Microaerobacter geothermalis genomic window:
- a CDS encoding GNAT family N-acetyltransferase: MEIVIVVIRIHVGSNLGRLGRSSNTVSIAGNTSLLSKILEKRVKAILKHIINDDLELRLLEPFYTEVIFQEIHKNREYLSKWFPWVEKTTSSDDTRARITSELQRFANNNGFSLGIFYRNKYIGTISFHDVNWNVKMTSIGYWLSSEYQGLGIMTTCCKELLRHGFEVMGLNRIEIRARTDNTRSIAIPVRLGFKEEGILRQVDFHHNQYYDHVVYGLLKNEWTSSQGKGEH; encoded by the coding sequence ATGGAAATTGTTATAGTGGTTATCCGCATTCATGTGGGTTCTAACTTAGGAAGGCTTGGCCGATCATCTAACACTGTATCAATTGCAGGGAATACAAGTTTATTAAGCAAAATTCTTGAAAAGAGGGTGAAAGCAATTTTAAAACATATCATTAATGATGATCTAGAATTAAGACTACTTGAACCTTTCTATACTGAGGTTATTTTTCAGGAGATTCATAAAAACCGTGAATATTTGTCCAAGTGGTTCCCCTGGGTAGAAAAAACAACCAGTAGTGACGATACAAGAGCGCGTATTACATCTGAATTACAGCGGTTTGCAAATAATAATGGGTTTTCTTTGGGAATATTCTACAGAAACAAATATATAGGGACTATCAGTTTCCATGATGTTAATTGGAACGTGAAAATGACATCAATTGGTTATTGGTTAAGTTCGGAATATCAAGGTCTAGGGATTATGACAACCTGTTGTAAAGAACTCTTGAGGCATGGATTTGAGGTTATGGGATTAAATAGAATTGAAATTCGTGCAAGAACAGACAACACCAGAAGCATTGCAATACCTGTAAGATTAGGTTTTAAAGAAGAAGGGATTTTACGGCAGGTGGATTTTCATCATAACCAATACTATGATCATGTTGTATATGGGTTATTAAAGAACGAGTGGACATCTTCCCAAGGAAAAGGTGAGCATTAA
- a CDS encoding putative holin-like toxin, whose product MEVKDALVVMFMFGMFILALLSYLKNK is encoded by the coding sequence ATGGAAGTCAAGGACGCTTTAGTAGTGATGTTCATGTTCGGCATGTTCATCCTTGCCTTACTTTCCTACCTCAAAAATAAGTAG
- a CDS encoding GNAT family N-acetyltransferase yields the protein MIHGRHVWVYDLVTHSDYRSKGYGEKLLEFIHKWGEENGCKTVALSSGVERRDAHRFYEKKMGY from the coding sequence ATGATTCATGGTCGGCATGTATGGGTATATGATCTGGTAACTCATTCAGATTATCGGTCAAAGGGCTATGGAGAAAAATTATTAGAATTCATTCATAAGTGGGGAGAAGAAAACGGATGTAAAACTGTTGCTTTATCGTCAGGTGTAGAAAGAAGAGATGCACATAGATTCTATGAAAAGAAAATGGGATATTAA